In Uranotaenia lowii strain MFRU-FL chromosome 2, ASM2978415v1, whole genome shotgun sequence, one genomic interval encodes:
- the LOC129748792 gene encoding leucine-rich repeat and calponin homology domain-containing protein-like isoform X2, which translates to MAVACLKTSNLLYSSSSPSGSLLSGASSLGAASTSSATMNGASGGHLAATSQLTRSLERILEDANLSGELKLSGRKLKDFPKAAGKFNLSDTVIADLSRNRFCELPEDITSLAFLERLLVFHNAIRSIPDTIRGLHSLTYLDLRNNQLAVLPREICFLPLQVLLLSNNRLVTLPDELGRMEELTELDAACNQITHLPPRMGDLRNLRSLTLRNNQLVYLPRDLTCLQLVFLDISSNKIATLPVELRLMGTLVDLELSNNPLTSPPASLCVRGLVHVFKFLETAATKEEKSKSGLDGHATLRRSALGSKNSSGSLLDNSRNRRAHVDSGYSTSDGGFDGGSGFSALLSGGSGERTLEEEFRRGVALQEQAERRKLANNNSNDISPEGDLTPDSMKADDKMRSLGNIQTYREYKEALRQQRAQSDIYRPKDQQAHTPDSGGSTADSPLSNFSPYNKSQATTPSPSVYSSSNQSSPLSPHHGNIHKLNQINANNGGTTATFNPGNSSSPLLSPNRNANVAPFEDSGTGTTNSTSSTPNKRPVQKVIPSRNITSTYQSSSQSPTHLNGNHTASNGKIPVANGTPVKTPLTNSSCTTDYAYVKPNSPCKASSGILSHNNVPSSIPKPTANGGSSSPNGNQKPLTATVGYVNNGKPGQKTNKTVSWNRDVPTTDKLSFTMRREFDKQKEETELIDQLRHIIEARLKMTLPEDIAPALTDGVVLCHLANHVRPRSVNSIHVPSPAVPKLTMARCRRNVDNFLDACRKIGVDEELICSCQDIVPASSPPQQQPPPSSTGSSSSLNESTTEEDTELVDQPPNPMAMFRTIAALLQRAEDLSVIGQQQPQAAQSALCRPSGPPPPPPTTNQAKANPSTTTVTLTAANTNTTTKTATEMIGDEDRRHVAAFEPNYKVSSHDALTHNIPSATNDYSNPPQTNHNLQTNNHLRNNSPKTNANTLLEYHFEFDQQQVQHQGGESEREDVLMVQARLRAFSGSGGGGPSETHETRQVPVSLDLEQSNGSSTSAVRRKRKFPSNKFNGARRQEQQSSGTANLNEIIEECEYDSDIGKFRCRQDEDYEDSETSLNSLDEESAFTPTNPQPPGPGINDLNTPTSMDMAMKGFVDFNINSAENDHSTGGGKIVSKRIEFFENSGATTSGSAEKIVNISNNQSSRRRSLSTEDNEGLAVVKDSRSSNKSDHPIISTILCLGTFVFAVVYLYLYPLPNY; encoded by the exons ATCTATCCCGCAATCGGTTCTGCGAACTGCCCGAGGACATCACATCGCTGGCCTTTCTCGAGCGGCTGCTCGTCTTTCACAACGCGATCCGCTCGATTCCAGACACGATCCGCGGACTGCATTCACTAACATACTTAGATCTAAG GAACAACCAGCTGGCGGTGCTACCGAGAGAGATTTGCTTCCTGCCGTTGCAGGTGCTTCTCCTCTCCAACAACCGACTGGTGACGCTCCCGGACGAGCTCGGGCGGATGGAGGAACTGACCGAGCTCGATGCCGCCTGCAACCAGATCACACATCTTCCTCCCCGGATGGGCGACCTCCGGAATTTGCGATCGCTAACACTCCGGAACAATCAGCTGGTGTACCTGCCCCGGGATCTCACCTGTCTGCAGCTGGTGTTCCTGGACATCAGCAGCAACAAAATTGCCACCCTGCCGGTGGAGCTGCGACTCATGGGCACCCTGGTGGATCTGGAGCTGTCCAACAACCCGCTGACCTCACCACCGGCAAGT ttatGCGTCCGAGGCTTAGTTCACGTGTTCAAATTCCTGGAAACGGCCGCAACCAAAGAGGAAAAATCCAAAAGTGGCCTCGATGGTCACGCCACCCTTCGGAGGTCGGCCCTGGGATCGAAGAATTCGTCCGGCAGCTTGTTGGACAACAGCCGGAACCGGAGAGCTCACGTAGACTCCGGTTACAGTACCAGTGATGGCGGATTCGATG GTGGAAGCGGGTTTTCAGCTTTACTAAGCGGCGGATCTGGGGAACGAACCTTGGAAGAGGAGTTCAGGAGAGGTGTCGCACTGCAGGAGCAAGCAGAGCGGAGAAAGCTAGCAAATAATAATAG tAACGATATTTCACCGGAAGGAGATCTTACCCCTGATAGTATGAAGGCTGACGATAAAATGCGCTCGTTAGGAAATATTCAAACTTATAG GGAATACAAGGAAGCGCTCCGTCAGCAACGGGCTCAAAGTGACATCTACCGACCCAAAGATCAACAGGCACACACCCCGGACAGTGGAGGCTCGACGGCAGATTCTCCGCTGAGCAACTTCTCCCCCTACAACAAATCGCAAGCGACCACACCTTCACCTTCCGTCTACAGTAGCAGTAACCAAAGTTCACCACTCTCACCTCATCATGGTAACATCCACAAGCTGAACCAAATCAACGCCAACAACGGCGGTACAACGGCCACGTTCAATCCGGGCAACAGCTCTAGTCCACTACTATCGCCAAACCGAAACGCCAACGTTGCCCCATTCGAGGATTCCGGCACTGGCACAACGAACAGCACCTCTTCAACCCCGAACAAGAGGCCCGTTCAAAAGGTCATTCCATCACGAAATATTACCTCCACATATCAATCCAGCAGCCAATCGCCGACGCATCTGAACGGAAATCACACTGCCTCCAATGGCAAGATTCCGGTCGCCAACGGAACCCCTGTAAAAACTCCGCTAACCAACAGTAGCTGTACGACCGATTACGCTTACGTGAAACCCAACAGTCCCTGTAAGGCTTCCAGTGGTATATTGTCCCACAACAATGTTCCTTCGTCGATTCCGAAACCGACCGCGAATGGGGGAAGTAGTTCCCCGAATGGGAACCAAAAACCCCTAACCGCAACGGTCGGTTACGTTAACAACGGCAAACCGGGGCAGAAAACAAATAA aactGTCTCCTGGAATCGGGACGTACCCACGACGGATAAGCTGAGCTTTACGATGCGTCGGGAGTTTGACAAGCAGAAGGAGGAAACCGAACTGATCGATCAGTTGCGACAT ATAATTGAAGCGCGACTGAAGATGACCCTGCCGGAGGACATTGCTCCGGCCCTGACCGACGGGGTGGTGCTGTGTCATCTGGCGAATCACGTGCGGCCCCGGTCAGTCAACAGCATCCACGTGCCGTCGCCGGCGGTG ccaaaGCTTACCATGGCACGGTGCAGGCGAAACGTGGACAATTTCCTCGATGCCTGCCGGAAGATCGGAGTCGATGAG GAGTTGATATGCTCCTGTCAGGACATCGTGCCCGCGTCATCCCCACCTCAACAACAACCTCCGCCTTCGTCGACGGGATCGTCTTCGTCGCTAAATGAATCGACCACCGAAGAAGATACGGAACTCGTAGACCAACCTCCAAATCCTATGGCAATGTTCCGCACGATTGCGGCACTGCTTCAGAGGGCCGAAGATCTATCGGTGATCGGTCAACAACAACCACAGGCAGCCCAATCTGCGCTGTGTCGGCCATCAGGTCCACCCCCTCCTCCACCAACTACAAACCAAGCCAAGGCCAACCCTAGCACTACCACAGTCACACTCACTGCAGCCAACACCAATACAACCACCAAAACCGCAACCGAAATGATCGGCGACGAAGATCGTCGTCATGTGGCGGCCTTCGAGCCCAACTACAAGGTGTCCTCCCACGATGCGCTTACTCACAATATCCCAAGTGCCACTAACGATTACAGCAATCCTCCACAAACCAATCATAACCTACAAACGAACAACCATTTACGTAACAACAGCCCAAAAACGAACGCGAACACCTTGCTGGAGTACCACTTCGAATTCGATCAACAGCAAGTTCAGCATCAGGGAGGAGAATCCGAGCGGGAGGATGTGTTGATGGTTCAGGCCAGGCTTAGGGCGTTCTCAGGGAGCGGTGGAGGAGGGCCTAGCGAAACGCACGAAACTCGGCAGGTTCCGGTTTCGTTAGATCTTGAACAGTCGAACGGATCATCGACATCGGCTGTGCGTCGAAAGCGGAAGTTTCCCAGTAACAAGTTCAACGGAGCAAGGCGCCAGGAGCAGCAATCGTCCGGTACAGCAAACCTAAACGAGATCATCGAAGAGTGCGAGTACGATAGCGATATAGGGAAGTTCCGTTGCCGCCAGGACGAAGACTACGAAGATTCGGAGACGTCGCTGAACTCCCTGGATGAAGAGTCGGCTTTCACGCCTACAAATCCGCAACCACCCGGTCCAGGGATCAATGACCTAAACACTCCAACGTCGATGGATATGGCGATGAAGGGATTCGTTGATTTCAACATCAACAGCGCCGAGAATGATCACTCCACAGGAGGAGGAAAGATCGTTAGCAAAAGGATcgagtttttcgaaaattcaggTGCCACCACCTCAGGATCAGcagaaaaaattgttaacattAGCAACAACCAGTCGTCCAGGAGGCGAAGTTTGAGCACGGAGGACAACGAAGGTCTAGCCGTGGTGAAAGACTCCAGAAGCAGCAATAAATCGGACCATCCGATCATTTCGACCATTCTTTGCCTTGGAACGTTCGTGTTTGCGGTCGTTTATTTGTACTTGTACCCGTTGCCCAACTACTGA